One window from the genome of Rhodococcus sp. ABRD24 encodes:
- a CDS encoding universal stress protein: MSAYRTVVVGTDGSDSSLRAVEKAAALAGDAEAKLVIACAYYPADPKDMESAADTLREDAYQVTGSAPTYEILRTARERATAAGAKNIVERAIVGAPVDSLLALVDEVEADLLVIGNRGLNTLTGRLLGSVPSDAARKSTSDVLIVHTVR; this comes from the coding sequence ATGAGCGCCTACCGGACCGTCGTCGTCGGAACCGATGGATCGGATTCGTCATTGCGTGCAGTCGAGAAGGCCGCCGCACTCGCAGGTGACGCCGAGGCGAAGCTGGTGATCGCATGCGCCTACTACCCGGCAGACCCCAAGGACATGGAGTCGGCGGCGGACACGCTGCGCGAGGATGCGTACCAGGTCACCGGGTCTGCGCCTACCTACGAGATCCTACGAACGGCGCGTGAGCGGGCTACCGCAGCGGGTGCCAAGAATATCGTCGAGCGGGCAATAGTGGGTGCGCCGGTCGATTCTCTGCTCGCCCTCGTCGACGAGGTGGAAGCGGATCTGCTGGTGATCGGCAACCGGGGACTCAACACCCTGACCGGACGCCTGCTGGGGTCCGTGCCGTCGGACGCCGCACGCAAATCGACATCAGATGTGTTGATCGTGCACACTGTTCGCTGA
- a CDS encoding SPFH domain-containing protein, translating into MERRAFRLNGFAVLAGFVVVAAAAALAALTETAAGIAAAVLLALVALVVLTGFTVINPNEARVVQFLGRYVGSVSAAGFQWVIPLTTKKRITLRVRNFETAKLKVNDADGNPVEIAAVVVYKVADSGKATFAVDDYEEYVAIQSEAAVRHLATSHPYDSHEVGRTSLRDGSEVAAELTSELSERTELAGVELVEARITHLAYAPEIAQAMLVRQQAAQVVAARTHIVEGAVGMVGLALERLSEQGVVELDEERKAAMVSNLLVVLCGDKATQPVVNAGSLYS; encoded by the coding sequence ATGGAGCGTCGAGCATTTCGGTTGAACGGGTTCGCGGTGCTGGCCGGGTTCGTGGTGGTGGCCGCTGCGGCCGCACTCGCGGCGCTGACCGAGACTGCGGCAGGCATCGCGGCGGCGGTGCTACTGGCCCTGGTCGCACTCGTGGTATTGACCGGGTTCACCGTGATCAATCCGAACGAGGCGCGCGTTGTGCAGTTCCTCGGTCGCTACGTCGGGTCCGTCTCGGCCGCTGGGTTCCAGTGGGTGATTCCGTTGACCACCAAGAAGCGGATCACGTTGCGGGTCCGGAACTTCGAGACAGCCAAGCTCAAGGTCAACGACGCCGACGGCAATCCCGTCGAGATCGCGGCCGTCGTCGTATACAAGGTGGCGGACAGCGGTAAGGCCACTTTCGCGGTCGACGACTACGAGGAGTACGTCGCGATCCAGTCGGAGGCGGCGGTTCGGCACCTTGCCACCAGTCACCCGTACGACTCGCACGAGGTCGGTCGCACGAGCCTGCGTGACGGCAGCGAGGTTGCCGCGGAGCTGACCTCCGAGCTCAGTGAGCGCACCGAACTTGCCGGCGTCGAGCTCGTCGAGGCGCGCATCACCCACCTGGCGTACGCGCCGGAGATCGCTCAGGCCATGCTTGTCCGTCAGCAGGCGGCGCAAGTCGTCGCCGCGCGCACCCACATCGTGGAGGGTGCCGTGGGAATGGTGGGGCTCGCGCTCGAGCGATTGTCGGAGCAGGGAGTGGTCGAACTGGATGAGGAACGCAAGGCTGCGATGGTATCCAACCTGCTGGTCGTCCTGTGCGGGGACAAGGCGACGCAGCCGGTGGTCAACGCGGGTTCCCTGTACTCGTGA
- a CDS encoding ATP-binding domain-containing protein gives MLYERLDRLRAYASTRLSRVLLESGGTPQARSERESFSQMYTEDLARYDAAENGLCFGRIDLDEEQRYIGRVGILDEANDYEPLLLDWRAPMARPFYLATPAAPDGVTRRRHIRSRSRTVTGINDEFLDLASAEANGAASGAGGVAGESALLSALNAARTGQMHDIVETIQSEQDAIIRSTHKSVLVVQGGPGTGKTAVALHRAAYLLYTYRQQLAKAGVLIIGPNETFLDYISQVLPSLGETGVLLSTIGDLYPGVRAAREDTLAAGEIKGSLAMIEILKKAVRDRQEVPKAPIELRFDTYPVTIDRKIVTRARGRARSSRRPHNLARPIFVSAVIEALAQQLADTLGANVVDGGNLLSREDVADMRDEMREDPAIMAALDDLWPDLTPQQVLTDLLRSPKRLADAAAELTDDERATLLRTEGVGFSAADAPLLDELAELLGVDDAAERERAQRRWRAQIADAQGALDILTGSAPQDLEDELDPEILMAYDLIDASQLAERQDLGQRQTTAERAASDRTWTYGHVIVDEAQELSEMAWRMLMRRIPNRWMTLVGDIAQTGDPAGSSSWQDVLAPYVAQRWKLTELTVNYRTPAEIMELAHRVLEEIDPNQTVPRSVRDSGFSPWAERVDADAVVDEVRRQVAAETGPGLTAVLAGHEHVAALADLRSDSVSVLTVKDAKGLEFDSVLIVEPQDLLDESPRGINDLYVALTRATQRLGIVHSRPLPAVLEALGDPVTAPRV, from the coding sequence ATGCTCTACGAGCGTCTCGACAGGCTTCGCGCGTACGCGTCGACCCGCCTGAGCCGGGTGTTGCTCGAGTCGGGCGGCACCCCGCAGGCTCGCAGCGAACGCGAGTCGTTCAGCCAGATGTACACCGAGGATCTGGCGCGCTACGACGCCGCGGAGAACGGATTGTGCTTCGGTCGGATCGATCTCGACGAGGAGCAGCGGTACATCGGGCGGGTCGGAATCCTCGACGAGGCGAACGACTACGAGCCCCTGCTGCTCGACTGGCGCGCGCCGATGGCGCGACCGTTCTATCTGGCGACCCCGGCCGCACCGGATGGTGTGACCAGGCGTCGCCACATCCGCAGCCGGAGCCGCACCGTCACCGGAATCAACGACGAGTTCCTCGACCTCGCCTCCGCCGAGGCGAACGGCGCCGCTTCCGGCGCAGGCGGGGTCGCGGGCGAAAGTGCGCTGCTGTCGGCCCTCAACGCCGCCCGGACCGGTCAGATGCACGACATCGTCGAGACGATCCAGAGCGAGCAGGACGCGATTATCCGCTCGACCCACAAGAGTGTGCTGGTCGTCCAGGGCGGGCCCGGAACCGGCAAGACGGCCGTCGCGCTGCATCGCGCCGCCTACCTGCTGTACACCTACCGCCAGCAGCTCGCGAAGGCCGGCGTCCTCATCATCGGACCGAACGAGACCTTCCTGGACTACATCAGTCAGGTGCTGCCCTCCCTCGGCGAGACCGGTGTGCTGCTGTCGACCATCGGCGACCTCTACCCCGGAGTCCGCGCCGCGCGGGAGGACACACTGGCGGCCGGGGAAATCAAGGGCTCACTGGCGATGATCGAGATTCTGAAGAAGGCGGTGCGGGACCGACAAGAAGTCCCGAAGGCCCCGATCGAGCTCCGGTTCGACACCTATCCCGTGACGATCGACCGCAAGATCGTCACCCGTGCGCGGGGACGGGCCCGTTCGTCGCGCCGCCCACACAATCTGGCACGCCCGATCTTCGTCTCCGCCGTCATCGAGGCACTCGCACAGCAGCTCGCCGACACGCTCGGTGCCAATGTCGTCGACGGCGGCAATCTGCTCAGCCGTGAGGACGTCGCAGACATGCGGGACGAGATGCGCGAGGATCCCGCGATCATGGCGGCGCTCGACGACCTCTGGCCCGACCTCACCCCACAGCAGGTGCTCACAGATCTGCTCCGATCGCCGAAGCGATTGGCGGATGCGGCCGCCGAGCTCACCGACGACGAGCGCGCAACTCTGCTGCGGACTGAGGGTGTCGGGTTCAGCGCCGCCGACGCACCGCTGCTCGATGAGCTCGCCGAGCTCCTGGGTGTGGATGACGCAGCCGAACGCGAGCGCGCCCAACGCCGGTGGCGTGCTCAGATCGCGGATGCCCAAGGCGCGCTGGACATCCTCACGGGCTCGGCACCGCAGGACCTCGAGGACGAGCTCGATCCCGAGATCCTCATGGCTTACGACCTGATCGATGCCAGCCAGCTCGCCGAACGTCAGGATCTCGGCCAGCGCCAGACCACCGCCGAGCGCGCCGCGTCGGACCGCACGTGGACCTACGGGCATGTGATCGTCGACGAGGCCCAGGAGCTCTCCGAGATGGCCTGGCGGATGTTGATGCGCCGCATCCCCAACCGCTGGATGACTCTGGTCGGCGACATCGCCCAAACTGGTGATCCCGCAGGAAGCTCGTCCTGGCAGGACGTCCTGGCACCCTATGTCGCACAGCGGTGGAAGCTGACCGAACTCACCGTGAACTACCGGACACCTGCGGAAATCATGGAACTCGCGCACCGGGTACTCGAGGAGATCGATCCGAATCAGACGGTGCCGCGTTCGGTCCGCGACTCCGGATTCTCACCGTGGGCGGAACGGGTGGACGCGGATGCTGTTGTCGACGAGGTTCGACGACAGGTCGCAGCTGAGACGGGACCGGGCCTGACCGCAGTCCTTGCGGGTCACGAGCACGTCGCGGCCCTGGCTGACCTTCGCTCGGATTCGGTGAGCGTGCTGACCGTCAAGGACGCGAAGGGGCTGGAATTCGATTCGGTTCTGATCGTCGAACCACAGGACCTCCTCGACGAGTCGCCGCGCGGCATCAATGACCTGTACGTTGCTCTCACCCGCGCGACTCAACGCCTCGGGATAGTGCACTCGCGGCCCCTGCCGGCCGTCTTGGAGGCGTTAGGCGATCCGGTAACAGCGCCGCGCGTCTGA
- the uvrB gene encoding excinuclease ABC subunit UvrB, whose product MAFASEHPVVAHSEFRPVSDIERADGRFEVVSEYEPAGDQPEAIAELERRIRGGEKDVVLLGATGTGKSATTAWLIEKLQRPTLLMAPNKTLAAQLANELREMLPNNAVEYFVSYYDYYQPEAYIAQTDTYIEKDSSVNDDVERLRHSATSSLLSRRDVVVVASVSCIYGLGTPQSYLDRSIQLDVGVEVPRDALLRLLVDVQYNRNDMAFTRGSFRVRGDTVEIIPSYEELAVRIEFFGDEIEALYYLHPLTGDVVRQVNSVRIFPATHYVAGPERMERAVKDIEAELDERLADLENKGKLLEAQRLRMRTQYDLEMIKQVGFCSGIENYSRHIDGRPAGSAPATLIDYFPEDFLLVIDESHVTVPQIGAMYEGDMSRKRNLVEFGFRLPSATDNRPLTWEEFSQRIGQTVYLSATPGKYELGQSGGEFVEQVIRPTGLVDPEVVVKPTKGQIDDLVNEIRQRTDKDERVLVTTLTKKMAEDLTDYLLELGIRVRYLHSDIDTLRRVELLRQLRLGEYDVLVGINLLREGLDLPEVSLVAILDADKEGFLRSSTSLIQTIGRAARNVSGQVHMYADKITDSMKHAIEETDRRREKQIAYNTERGVDPQPLRKKIADILDQVYEEAEDTEVEIGGSGRNASRGRRAQGEAGRAVSAGVYEGRDVKSMPRAELADLVKELTDQMMNAARDLQFELAGRLRDEISDLKKELRGMDAAGLK is encoded by the coding sequence ATGGCGTTTGCATCCGAGCACCCGGTGGTTGCACATTCGGAGTTCCGTCCGGTCAGCGATATCGAACGCGCGGACGGCCGGTTCGAGGTCGTCAGTGAGTACGAACCGGCCGGTGACCAACCGGAGGCCATTGCCGAACTGGAGCGGCGCATTCGCGGGGGCGAGAAGGATGTCGTGTTGCTCGGCGCGACCGGCACCGGTAAGTCCGCGACCACGGCGTGGTTGATCGAGAAGTTGCAGCGTCCGACGCTCTTGATGGCCCCGAACAAGACTCTTGCCGCACAGCTCGCGAATGAGCTGCGCGAGATGCTCCCCAACAATGCGGTCGAGTACTTCGTCTCCTACTACGACTACTACCAGCCGGAGGCGTACATAGCGCAGACGGATACGTACATCGAGAAGGACTCGTCGGTCAATGACGATGTCGAACGACTGCGGCACTCTGCGACATCGAGCTTGCTCTCGCGGCGGGATGTTGTGGTGGTCGCATCTGTCTCGTGCATCTACGGCCTCGGCACCCCGCAGTCATACTTGGATCGGTCCATCCAGCTCGATGTCGGCGTGGAGGTGCCGCGAGACGCGCTGTTGCGCTTGTTGGTCGACGTCCAGTACAACCGCAACGACATGGCGTTCACCCGCGGCTCGTTCCGGGTCCGCGGCGATACCGTCGAGATCATTCCGTCGTACGAGGAGCTGGCGGTCCGGATCGAGTTCTTCGGCGACGAGATCGAGGCGCTGTACTACCTGCATCCACTCACCGGTGATGTGGTGCGGCAGGTGAACTCGGTCCGAATCTTCCCCGCTACCCACTACGTGGCCGGTCCGGAGCGAATGGAACGGGCCGTCAAGGACATCGAGGCAGAGCTCGACGAACGTCTCGCGGACCTCGAGAACAAGGGCAAGCTGCTGGAGGCGCAACGGCTGCGGATGCGCACGCAGTACGACCTGGAAATGATCAAGCAGGTCGGATTCTGTTCGGGCATCGAGAACTACTCGCGGCACATCGACGGTCGGCCCGCGGGTTCGGCGCCGGCTACCCTGATCGACTACTTCCCCGAGGACTTTCTGCTGGTCATTGACGAGTCTCACGTCACCGTGCCGCAGATCGGTGCGATGTACGAGGGCGACATGTCCCGCAAGCGCAACCTGGTGGAATTCGGGTTCCGGCTACCATCCGCCACCGATAACCGACCCCTCACCTGGGAGGAGTTCAGCCAGCGGATCGGTCAGACCGTGTACTTGTCGGCCACCCCGGGAAAATACGAGCTCGGTCAATCGGGAGGCGAGTTCGTCGAACAGGTGATCCGTCCGACCGGACTGGTGGATCCGGAGGTTGTCGTCAAACCGACCAAGGGACAGATCGACGATCTGGTGAACGAGATCCGGCAGCGGACCGACAAGGACGAGCGTGTCCTCGTCACCACACTCACCAAGAAGATGGCCGAGGACCTCACCGACTACCTGCTCGAGCTCGGGATCCGGGTGCGCTATCTGCATTCCGACATCGACACGCTGCGCCGTGTCGAGCTGCTGCGCCAGCTCCGGCTCGGGGAGTACGACGTTCTGGTCGGCATCAACCTGCTGCGCGAGGGCCTGGACCTGCCCGAGGTGTCCCTGGTGGCGATCCTGGATGCAGACAAGGAGGGATTCCTGCGCAGCTCGACGAGCCTCATCCAGACGATCGGCCGTGCGGCCCGCAACGTGTCCGGCCAGGTGCACATGTATGCCGACAAGATCACCGACTCGATGAAGCACGCTATCGAGGAGACCGACCGCCGCCGCGAGAAGCAGATCGCATACAACACGGAGCGGGGCGTCGACCCGCAACCGCTGCGGAAGAAGATCGCTGACATTCTGGACCAGGTCTACGAGGAGGCCGAAGACACCGAGGTCGAGATCGGCGGCTCAGGTCGCAATGCCAGTCGGGGGCGTCGAGCGCAGGGCGAGGCCGGCCGCGCAGTGAGCGCGGGCGTGTACGAGGGCCGCGACGTCAAGTCCATGCCACGCGCCGAGCTTGCCGATCTGGTCAAGGAGCTCACCGATCAGATGATGAATGCGGCCCGTGACCTGCAGTTCGAGCTGGCAGGTCGGCTACGCGACGAGATCTCGGATTTGAAGAAGGAGCTGCGGGGGATGGACGCTGCGGGGCTGAAGTAA
- the coaE gene encoding dephospho-CoA kinase, with translation MLRVGLTGGIGAGKSTVSKVLAELGAVIVDADLIAREVVEPGTPGLAALVDAFGAGILQADGALDRPALAAQAFGSSESRALLNSILHPRIGQRTAELVEGAAADGIVVQDIPLLVEGHMGPAFNLVLVVYADEAERLRRLVEVRGMRESDARARMAAQATDDERRSAADVWLDNSGSPELIEAQVRALFEDRLVPFERNVRTRTVVPVPPLVRPSDPEWAAQGARLVERLRSVCGDRAIRVDHVGSTAVEALDARDEIDVQITVADLAAADALAEPLAVAGFPRIDSVTRDEPKPVYGVGGEADPALWAVRVHGSADPGRPARVCVRVDGWPGQQFALLLRDWLRADAQARLEFLEVKEIASAKAAAIADDDEAALTYVESVAPWFDRGYRRAWEWAERAGWSPGQ, from the coding sequence GTGTTGAGAGTGGGCCTCACCGGAGGCATTGGAGCCGGCAAGTCGACCGTGTCGAAAGTCCTCGCGGAACTGGGCGCGGTCATAGTGGATGCAGATCTGATAGCGCGCGAGGTCGTCGAGCCCGGAACACCGGGCCTGGCGGCCCTGGTCGACGCCTTCGGGGCCGGCATCTTGCAGGCTGACGGTGCGCTCGACCGGCCGGCACTGGCGGCACAGGCATTCGGCAGCAGTGAATCCCGCGCGCTACTCAACTCGATCCTGCATCCGAGGATCGGCCAGCGGACCGCCGAACTTGTCGAGGGTGCTGCGGCCGACGGGATCGTGGTGCAGGACATTCCCCTGCTCGTCGAGGGACATATGGGGCCGGCGTTCAACCTCGTCCTGGTCGTCTATGCCGACGAAGCGGAGCGGCTACGTCGTCTCGTCGAGGTGCGCGGAATGCGGGAGTCCGACGCGAGGGCTCGGATGGCGGCCCAGGCCACTGACGACGAACGCCGGTCGGCGGCCGATGTCTGGCTCGACAACAGCGGTTCTCCGGAGCTGATCGAGGCGCAGGTGCGCGCGTTGTTCGAGGACCGGCTCGTCCCGTTCGAGCGGAACGTGCGGACCCGCACGGTGGTGCCCGTACCGCCGCTCGTTCGGCCGTCCGACCCTGAATGGGCAGCGCAGGGAGCGCGACTGGTCGAACGGTTGCGGTCGGTCTGTGGAGACCGCGCTATCCGGGTCGACCACGTCGGATCCACCGCTGTCGAGGCGCTCGATGCCCGCGACGAGATTGACGTGCAGATCACCGTTGCCGACCTCGCCGCTGCCGACGCGCTCGCGGAACCGTTGGCGGTTGCCGGCTTCCCGCGGATCGACTCGGTTACCCGCGATGAACCGAAACCGGTCTATGGCGTCGGCGGCGAGGCGGATCCGGCTCTCTGGGCTGTCCGCGTCCACGGTTCCGCAGACCCGGGACGTCCAGCGCGGGTCTGCGTCCGCGTCGACGGGTGGCCTGGTCAGCAGTTCGCGCTGCTGTTGCGCGACTGGCTGCGCGCCGATGCTCAGGCCCGTCTCGAGTTCCTCGAGGTCAAGGAGATTGCCAGTGCGAAGGCGGCGGCCATCGCCGACGACGACGAGGCTGCGCTGACCTATGTCGAGTCGGTTGCGCCGTGGTTCGACCGCGGGTATCGCCGGGCGTGGGAGTGGGCGGAGCGCGCGGGATGGTCACCCGGGCAGTGA
- a CDS encoding DoxX family protein → MIVRRIARPLLSSVFIAGGIDTLRSPAPKAQAATPFLEKSVETLPATVTDRIPPDPETLVKINAAIQVGAGALLAVGKAPRVASLVLAGTLVPTTLAGHDFWNADDPQQRAIQRMQFFKNMTMLGGLLIAAVDTEAKPSLGWRGRRAARKAQASVAETAERLSNNDNRNSGHGRQLVSDRARLAAEHAGERSSELLDTARHRGAALAHLAKERGAELTDVARERGPALAELARERGPVLAEIARERGTELAQIARERGSEWATTASVQGETLSRQARKRAERALAAARAKAAELQD, encoded by the coding sequence ATGATCGTTCGCCGTATTGCCCGCCCGCTGCTGTCCTCCGTCTTCATCGCCGGCGGAATCGACACGCTCCGCAGTCCCGCCCCGAAAGCACAGGCCGCCACGCCGTTCCTGGAGAAGAGCGTCGAGACACTGCCCGCCACCGTGACGGACCGGATCCCGCCCGATCCCGAAACACTCGTCAAGATCAACGCCGCGATCCAGGTCGGGGCCGGAGCGCTGCTCGCCGTGGGGAAGGCTCCCCGGGTGGCGTCACTGGTACTGGCAGGCACACTTGTGCCCACGACGTTGGCCGGTCACGACTTCTGGAACGCAGACGACCCACAGCAGCGCGCGATTCAGCGCATGCAGTTCTTCAAGAACATGACGATGCTCGGGGGGCTGCTGATTGCCGCGGTCGACACGGAGGCGAAGCCATCGCTCGGATGGCGTGGGCGCCGGGCCGCCCGCAAGGCACAGGCGTCGGTCGCGGAGACCGCGGAGAGACTGTCGAACAACGACAACCGCAATTCCGGCCACGGTCGGCAACTCGTATCCGACCGGGCCCGGCTCGCGGCGGAGCACGCCGGTGAGCGCAGCAGCGAACTGCTCGACACGGCCCGCCACCGCGGCGCTGCCCTCGCCCATCTCGCCAAGGAACGTGGCGCCGAGCTCACGGATGTCGCCCGCGAACGCGGCCCGGCACTCGCCGAGCTCGCTCGCGAACGCGGTCCCGTCCTAGCCGAGATCGCCCGCGAACGCGGGACCGAACTGGCACAGATCGCACGCGAACGTGGCAGCGAGTGGGCGACGACGGCCTCCGTGCAAGGGGAGACGTTGAGCCGGCAAGCCCGCAAGCGTGCTGAGCGAGCGCTGGCAGCGGCTCGCGCCAAGGCCGCCGAACTCCAGGACTGA
- the rpsA gene encoding 30S ribosomal protein S1, with protein MPSNTVTSPQVAVNDIGSAEDFLAAIDATIKYFNDGDIVEGTIVKVDRDEVLLDIGYKTEGVIPSRELSIKHDVDPNEVVSVGDEVEALVLTKEDKEGRLILSKKRAQYERAWGTIEELKEKDEAVKGTVIEVVKGGLILDIGLRGFLPASLVEMRRVRDLQPYVGKEIEAKIIELDKNRNNVVLSRRAWLEQTQSEVRSEFLHQLQKGQVRKGVVSSIVNFGAFVDLGGVDGLVHVSELSWKHIDHPSEVVEVGTEVTVEVLDVDLDRERVSLSLKATQEDPWRQFARTHAIGQIVPGKVTKLVPFGAFVRVEEGIEGLVHISELAERHVEVPDQVVGVGDDALVKVIDIDLERRRISLSLKQANEDYNAEFDPSKYGMADSYDDQGNYIFPEGFDPETNEWLEGFDKQREEWESRYAEAERRHKMHTAQMEKTAADEAAEAAAGASGTNYSSESGADETTSERTESAGGSLASDAQLAALREKLSGNA; from the coding sequence ATGCCCTCCAACACCGTGACCTCGCCGCAGGTAGCCGTCAACGACATCGGCTCCGCCGAGGACTTCCTCGCCGCCATCGACGCCACGATCAAGTACTTCAACGATGGCGACATCGTCGAAGGCACCATCGTCAAGGTCGACCGCGACGAGGTCCTGCTCGACATCGGTTACAAGACCGAAGGCGTCATCCCTTCCCGTGAGCTCTCCATCAAGCACGACGTCGACCCCAATGAGGTCGTCTCCGTGGGCGATGAGGTCGAAGCCCTGGTCCTCACCAAGGAGGACAAGGAAGGTCGACTGATCCTGTCGAAGAAGCGTGCTCAGTACGAGCGCGCCTGGGGCACCATCGAGGAGCTCAAGGAGAAGGACGAGGCCGTCAAGGGCACCGTCATCGAGGTCGTCAAGGGTGGCCTCATCCTCGACATCGGCCTGCGTGGCTTCCTCCCCGCTTCCCTGGTCGAGATGCGCCGTGTCCGTGACCTCCAGCCGTACGTCGGCAAGGAGATCGAGGCCAAGATCATCGAGCTCGACAAGAACCGCAACAACGTGGTCCTGTCGCGTCGCGCATGGCTCGAGCAGACCCAGTCCGAGGTCCGCAGCGAGTTCCTGCACCAGCTGCAGAAGGGCCAGGTCCGCAAGGGCGTCGTGTCCTCCATCGTCAACTTCGGTGCCTTCGTTGACCTCGGTGGCGTCGACGGTCTGGTTCACGTCTCCGAGCTGTCCTGGAAGCACATCGATCACCCGTCCGAGGTCGTCGAGGTCGGTACCGAGGTCACCGTCGAGGTTCTCGACGTCGACCTGGATCGTGAGCGCGTCTCCTTGTCGCTGAAGGCGACCCAGGAAGATCCGTGGCGTCAGTTCGCCCGCACCCACGCCATCGGCCAGATCGTGCCGGGCAAGGTCACCAAGCTCGTCCCGTTCGGCGCGTTCGTTCGCGTCGAGGAGGGAATCGAGGGCCTGGTGCACATCTCCGAGCTGGCCGAGCGCCACGTGGAGGTTCCGGACCAGGTTGTCGGCGTCGGCGACGATGCGCTCGTCAAGGTCATCGATATCGACCTGGAGCGTCGCCGTATCTCGCTGTCGCTCAAGCAGGCGAACGAGGACTACAACGCCGAGTTCGATCCGTCCAAGTACGGCATGGCCGACTCGTACGACGACCAGGGCAACTACATCTTCCCCGAGGGCTTCGATCCCGAGACCAACGAATGGCTCGAGGGCTTCGACAAGCAGCGTGAAGAGTGGGAGTCGCGGTACGCCGAGGCCGAGCGTCGCCACAAGATGCACACTGCTCAGATGGAGAAGACGGCTGCCGACGAGGCTGCCGAGGCCGCGGCCGGTGCTTCGGGCACCAACTACTCCTCCGAGTCGGGTGCCGACGAAACTACGTCGGAGCGCACCGAGTCCGCAGGCGGTTCGCTCGCCAGCGATGCTCAGCTCGCCGCTCTGCGTGAGAAGCTGTCGGGCAACGCCTAG
- a CDS encoding class I SAM-dependent methyltransferase yields MSDDRHAAAISTLGTSGVSRTRIGSADSERASRAWWDADADDYHRTHGEFLGVDSTAGEFVWCPEGLHEGDIRLLGDIAGKQILEVGCGSAPCARWLAGQGAHAVGLDLSMGMLARGRDAIERGGPAVPLVQAGAETLPFLDESFDIACSAFGAVPFVADSARVMREVARVLRPGGLWVFAVNHPIRWIFPDDPGPLGLTAALSYFDRTPYVEVDDEGVPTYVEHHRTIGDRVREAVAAGLEIRDIVEPEWPEWLDREWGQWSPLRGQLFPGTAIFVTRKPD; encoded by the coding sequence ATGTCCGACGATCGCCATGCCGCCGCCATCTCCACGCTCGGAACGAGCGGGGTGAGCCGTACCCGAATCGGGTCCGCGGACAGCGAACGGGCCAGTCGCGCGTGGTGGGATGCCGACGCCGACGACTACCACCGCACGCACGGCGAGTTTCTCGGTGTCGATTCCACCGCGGGTGAGTTCGTCTGGTGCCCGGAGGGCCTGCACGAGGGCGACATTCGACTCCTCGGGGACATCGCGGGGAAGCAGATCCTCGAGGTCGGCTGTGGATCCGCGCCGTGCGCACGCTGGCTCGCCGGACAGGGTGCCCACGCGGTAGGCCTGGACCTGTCTATGGGCATGCTCGCCCGCGGCCGGGACGCGATCGAGCGAGGCGGGCCGGCGGTGCCGCTGGTGCAGGCCGGAGCCGAGACGCTGCCGTTCCTCGACGAGAGCTTCGACATCGCATGCTCAGCCTTCGGCGCGGTGCCATTCGTCGCCGATTCCGCGCGGGTGATGCGGGAGGTGGCCAGGGTGCTGCGACCCGGCGGCCTGTGGGTGTTCGCCGTCAATCACCCGATCCGCTGGATCTTCCCCGACGACCCCGGACCCCTCGGCCTCACTGCGGCGCTGTCGTACTTCGACCGGACCCCGTACGTCGAGGTCGATGACGAAGGGGTGCCGACATACGTCGAACACCACCGGACGATCGGCGACCGGGTTCGCGAGGCCGTCGCGGCGGGACTCGAGATCCGCGACATCGTCGAGCCGGAATGGCCCGAGTGGCTGGACCGCGAGTGGGGGCAGTGGAGCCCGCTGCGTGGTCAACTCTTCCCCGGCACGGCCATTTTCGTCACCCGCAAGCCCGACTGA
- a CDS encoding DUF402 domain-containing protein produces the protein MENVEPGAVEPVPHTRPAYAPTLGLAPAHRPKTEFFNISERTNTDPKGFVRPVDHFRVEPWGLYMARTADHPQFHYLESWLLPDLGIRASIFHFHPYHERDQDHYIDIGDFTRGADVWKSEDHYLDLVVRTGRDTELLDVDELISAAAHGLISAAAADRAVHCAMAAVDGIAAHGHDMDAWLASKGMPVTWR, from the coding sequence ATGGAGAATGTCGAACCGGGCGCTGTAGAACCCGTTCCGCACACGCGTCCTGCCTATGCGCCGACGCTCGGTCTGGCGCCGGCACATCGCCCGAAGACAGAGTTCTTCAACATCTCCGAACGGACCAACACCGATCCGAAGGGATTCGTGCGCCCGGTCGACCACTTCCGCGTCGAGCCCTGGGGTCTGTACATGGCCCGCACCGCCGATCATCCGCAGTTCCACTACCTCGAGTCGTGGCTGCTTCCAGACCTCGGGATCCGGGCGTCCATCTTCCACTTCCACCCGTATCACGAGCGGGATCAGGACCACTACATCGACATCGGTGACTTCACCCGCGGCGCGGACGTCTGGAAGTCCGAGGACCACTACCTCGACCTGGTCGTGCGGACTGGACGCGACACCGAACTACTCGACGTCGACGAGCTGATCTCGGCTGCGGCGCACGGGCTGATCTCGGCCGCCGCGGCCGATCGGGCAGTGCATTGCGCGATGGCCGCAGTGGACGGGATCGCCGCACACGGACACGATATGGACGCTTGGCTGGCGTCGAAGGGGATGCCCGTCACCTGGCGATGA